The DNA window GGTCTCTGCTGGGTTGATTCCAAGAACTGCTTATGTGGGACAGTCAGGGAACTAATTCACATTGCTCCCTTTAAAAGTGCTGATTATAGAAGGAAGACAGAAGCTTTGGACATGGGGATTACCCCAGCTACATCTGACCTGGCACGGTGTGTATGTTATATGTTCATTATGTATGTTGGTtgtgtgttttgtgtttgttGGGTGCTATGTGCTTGTGTTATATGTTGCCTGTTATATGTTGCATTTTGTGACTGAATGGCTGCCTGCTTTTTTCTGTGCTATGCTTTTTCAGGTCCTGGAATATGTTCACATCTATCTCACGGGTTCCCCTTCAGAAGTAGACAAAATGGCCAGTGTTCAGCATGTATGTGCATTTGTGGGTTCTGCTTGGCAACTAACAAAGCCTAGAACCAGCTGCTGTAAACGCTAAACATGCTTTTTTATCACTTCAGGACAAACTGATTTGTCAGCAACAGGAAGTGATGTTACTGCTTTTCTCACAAAAGGGAAACTCCTAGTAGTTTGTTTCCATGGGGACATAGGCAACTGTGTAATGACAGATTTATATAATCTTAAAGTTACACACACCATTTTTGTGCCTTATTCACTGAGgagagggtgaccagatagcaagggtgaaaaatcaggacgggggtaattggcacctatataagacaaagccccaaatatcgggattgtccctataaaattgggacatctggtcaccctactagggAATTAAAGGCCTAATACAAAATATAGGGTCTTATCCTGAGAGGCCCGGAAACACCTCTCAGTATGCAATCCATAGATTTTGATTGTGAGAATCAGTGGAGGGTGGGTCTCAAAGCTATGAGCCATGCTAAATAGTGTGTCATGTTATACTGAGTAAATGATAATGCACAACAGACAGAACATATATAGAGGAGCAGAAGGGCAAAATCATCCCTTGAGCATTTAGAGTTGGCAAAATGAAGTTTAGTTAGGGTGAATTACCCTGACTTCCGCTCCTGCAAATAAAACGCTGAGCATAATTAATTACACTTACTAAAGTCGCAACTGGTCTTTCTCTGCCCTTGTAACTGGCTGtttgctccagccccctccagtcctctcccaccctccccttTCATAGTCTCTTCACTCAGCTTCATTCCACACCTACCCCTGGTAACTTCCTCACCTACCTCTTTGCAATGCTCTGTCCCCTTCACCCTTCTCCCTTCCCTTGTCTTTCTGTTTAGCTAATCCTCTCTAGACAAAACCTCACAATCTCCTCCCAAAATCGTGGCACTAATATGATGTTTGTCATTGTCATTTGTCAGTGATCTTTCTGCTGGTATGTTGTATCCCCAGCTCTTTATCTATTTGGACTTCCCCTTCTTTGGGGCAGAGCCTGTCTACCACTctctgtgtttgtaaagcacccagcacaagggggaccCAATCTTGGTTAGtccctaggcactactgtaataactATGTTTAAGATTATGAGCATACATTGCAACCCTTTAGAActagaaatgtatttttttccttgcAGAGAACGTTTTAACCAGCTTGAATTGGCTTGTTTTTCAGAAACGTGATTTGTGCTGAAGCAGCTCTTTTTGTGCCCCTCTGTCAGGTGCCTGTTTAGGTTGTAAAAACAACCAGCTGCCAGGTAATGAGTTTTATTGTTCCCAGAAACATATAAACAAACCTCCATGGCTGATGGGGAGCGGAATTCTGTTTGAACTGTGATTAATGGGTGggatctttttttttgtttttgtcagtTGTACCACAGCCAAGGTTGTATTTTTCCACTGAATAAGCTTTGCTTTGAAGGTGAACGCTTGTTCCGCTGATCACTGCAGGTGTAACAAGGCTCACATATTCAGAAATAGCCTTACTCATTTTTCAGGGAATGTGCTGGTGGGTGTAATTCCATGGAACAATAAGACCTTCCAAGTTCATTTCCATGGAACAAGGAAAGGGGGTGGGTAGCATTCCGGGATTTGGGGAGTGGGAGAAGCTCTGGGGGTGGATAATTCAATTCCAGTAGGAGGGTCATGTATGCAATGaattgtggggaggaggggggaaaggtTTTCGCTTCAGTTGTCGGTGAATAGGGATGTTCATTTACTTCCCTTTTGCTGTTCCATTTGTTTTTGTCCCTTGGGGTCAGGTTGCGGCTCACTGATTGCTAACATATACTCCTGAAGGCAGAGCAGCGTCTGTGGAATATTTCAGCTGTGCAATCAGATTAACTTTTAAGGGTACCTCCTCCCAAGAGAACAGAACTGGATTTTACATAGAATGGATTTACATTAACACTTCAGTTATCTCACAGGGCTTTACAAAGCAACAAATTATGTGGTGTCTGATTCAGCACTGGTTGTGTAGGCAAACAGCAGCTATTATATACTCAATAAGAGCTCACGCATAACCTTGGACTTCAGCGTCTGTTTTAATGATAAGTGCCTTCATTTCAAGTAAAGAGACAAGGTCAAATTCTACTTTTATCTGCATCTGTGCAAACCCATCTTCAATGAGGCTGCATAATATCCAGGAGAATTAGATCCACTGGATTTTAAAGATACAGTGCCTGATCATGTCCAGTTGGTGCAAGAAGCCAGTCACAATTGCAGTTCTGGCACTCTTCTGAGCACAAGGCTAGCATTGCTAGTGTTATTAACTACTCTAAATATAGAGGGAAGCAGGTTGGGAAATACCCCACCCTGTACCTCCAGCATTACCTTGTCTCAGCAGGAAGTACATGGGTGGCACAGCAACTGCGGTCCTGAGTGTAAAATCTCTCCCACAACTCCCAGTGGGATAGCCTGATGCTACACCACCCACAGGGCTGTGCACAACTAATCTCATACTGTTTCATTGTAGTTATAGGTTGTTGTAGGTCTTATCTTCAAGGTGGCATGAATATTCATTGGCTAAAATTCCTGTCTCTGTAACAACATATAATGAAATAGCTTCTGCTCTGTTACATCAATATAAATGCAGACTAACTCCCCTGGAGTCAATAAAGACATGCAggaagagagcagaatttgacatAGTGTGTGAGAGATAAAATATGTGCTCTCAACACAGTGCAATTTGTTTAAACTATCTCCCGTTGTAGATATACCCAGATTTGTGTACAATGCATGGAACAAGAGGGCAGGCATTTCATTTGGGGTAATAGAAATATTCTGGGCTGGACAGAGAAACATTTGGGGCGACAAAGAAAGTCACTACACTCCTTAAGGGGAGCTTTACAAATATGGGCCAATTGTCAGTGGTGGGCCAGATTTTAGACTTAACATTTAAAGTGTTAAGAGTAAATAAGTAATAAGGAAGGTCCTCAAAAAAGGGATCTATTTTGTTTTGCAGTAGGATGACTGCTAGTCATCTACCAGtttctcagctgatataaattggcatagctctgttGATATCAATGCAGCTAACACCACTTCACACTGCTGAAAAGGTGGCCTGGAGTGTTTATAATATGATTTATTGAAGCAGGGGACAGAGTGTTGCTATTATATCACAGGTAATTTGAACCACAGGTTTATTGATCATTTACATACTCATGTCGAGCTTAGCTCAGGAGCAGAATCTGGTTTTCAGTGAGGTCCCTGGCCTTTCACAAACCCATTTTTCCAGCAAGGTTGACTGAGACAGCAGGGGGTTGAGTGATTTGCTTGCTGTCACAAAGTTAAGCAGAAGGACTTGAACTCAAGACTTTTCTCCTGTGCTGTATGCTGCAGCCTTAGCTGGGAGACAGCCTAGGTGAGATTTAACCCTACATCCTGAAAACATAAGACTTTATACATCCAGATTTCAATAGAAATGTCATAATTTATTCTGTTTGTATAAAAAGTCATAATCACGTAACAAAACCATGTCTTCTTTCCTAAGAAGAAATATATTATTTCACATCATAAATAAAATCAGCAAACATACAACCCTGGGCAACTAAAAAAAAAGCACTCATCTGGTGCTTTCACGTCAGTGCTTAGGAAACAGTTTAAGATCTATTTACAGGATTACAGTACCCAAAAAATATTGAGGTATTTGGTTTCTCTAGAAATGAAACTTCAGGCTTGTGAAGGCAAGAACAATGCATctacacaaaaataaataaataacaggaCTTTCATATAAAAGGGGACAGCATCACTGTTGCTTAGAATGTCCAGAAATGGTAATACCAGTGGGTATGCTATTTAACAAGGACTAGTCTCTTAGAACTGACAGACAAAGGAGAAATAACTCAGGAGAAGAAAGCAATGTTCAGTTCTTTGTCTCCTTTGTAGACATCCAGATATTGGTCAAAAATATGCCAACAAACTCAAGAAAGAACTAGCTCTCTGGAGTCAAGTCAGCCCCTCTGTGTTTGCGACAATGTGTTCTGGGATGGATGGAATCCCATGTgaaccaaaatgactaaagacaCTGTCCCTAGGGTTATTGCACTTTTTAGAGAAGAGTCAAGTTTTTGTGTTCTGAATAAATGTTCATCTACCCTTCAGCAGCTCGGAGAAGTGGTGATGGGACTTTGTAGATAGCTTAAAGCACTGGATGAAGGGTGTACAGGGATAGAGACTGGGAAGTTAAAGACAGTGGTGGTTGATGTTCCTCTGTCCAATACAGACATGGCAGGGCTTCCAGCCTCTGCTGAGCAGTTAGGGGCTAGGACTTGAGACTCAAACTGAAGTAGCTGCCCCATGAAGCTGAAATTTGGGGAGATGATGCTTCTTCTCTGCTTCACAAACTCAAAGGCCTCATCTAGTTTGACTCGGTTGGTCCTCATGAGATAAGCAAGGCAGATAGTTGCTGAGCGGGAGATGCCAGCCTGGCAGTGCACAAATACCCTTCCGCCATCATTTTTAACAGAATCTGAAATAATCAATTAAATGACATGGTTAACACATGGGTCAGGCTGCTGCAATGCTACAGAAACACAAGCTGCTATTtcacgtttttttttttaatttgttctttccatAACACTCTAGCTGTGCATGGCACTTCACAAACAAAGGAGACTCTTGTTCTGAGGGAAAAGCAATGTAGGGATTTCTATACTAAACTCTAATTCCAATAATACAAATAGTTTCCTTCAGCCACTGATATTTGTTTGAAACAgtcatttctatttaaaaaataaaaatgtattggtGGAACACTAGACTAAGTTACTAACTACTTTCTGTTATGGGATTCAATATTTCAGACAGCTTTATAAAGTTAAGGCTCTCTCCGCATTTAGCAATACAGCCTGTAGGGAGCACAGACCCTAATAAAATAGCTACAGATTTATTTCGTGTTACTTTAATCGCTGAGTAAACAGTTTCCcaggtattttaaaattaaactgggCTAGAGTTTTCCACTGAGATTTCTGCCTCAAGGCTAATACAAACTGATTCTTTGGAAGCACAGGCTGCAGAGAGCACTCATTTACCTATGAAGTCGATGGCTTCGTTAAACCAGGAGCTGATGTCAGCCTTGTGGTTGTCCTCCACTGGGATGCTTTTGTACTGGTAATGCCCCTCAAAATGGTTGGGGCAGTTTGCCGAGACGTTAATTAAGGCTGTGATCCCCAAAGCATCCAGCATGTCCTTTCTGGAGGCATGATAGGCACTGCCCAAGTAGAGAAATGGTAGGATTTCCACCGGCCCACCCTAAAagagaagagacaaaggaagaggATCAGTTACTTGCGCTCTGTGATTTAAAATAGACCCCCTCTGTTCTGTTacatgcaggcaagcagatgttTGTCTCTTTACATGGTTTTAGTATTAAATGTATCTGTATCTGGGCATCACCTCTGGAGATACTCAGCCTCCAGGGCTACCCTCAGTTCAAATGATCCCTTATTTCTTTGCCCATTTCCTACTGACCTGGTCATAGAGCGGGGTGCCACAGGAGCTGCAGCCAGAATCCGCACTGCTGGGCATGCTGTTGGCACTCAGAGGCAGGCTCAGGCCGGTGGGAGCAGTTGGCTTGGTGCACAGCTCAGCGCAGGCAGAAGAGAAGGCTTCATACCCTCCTGGAATggcaagggggggaaaaaagagggaaAAGATCTTGTTAGCGTTGGTGAGACATAAATTCTCTGCGCCCCCCTGAAAACACCCAGGCCGGATTGTGCCAGCCAGaatctccctctccccaggctcgccACTGATGCCACCCGGGACTCACCCTTGAGGAAGCAGATGCGGGTGTCCCTGGCCTCCCTGCAGAGGGTGTTCACGGCCAGCATGATGGTGCTGTCCCGCTTGGGCAGCTCCAGGTCCGAGCTGCGCTCGTCCAGCAGCACCACGGCGTGGTATCCCCCGCTGAGCAGGCGGCCCCGCAGCTCCTCGTTGGGGatgatgtgctccagccccatggcccccttGGCCCGCCGCTTCACGATGGTGCTGAAGCGGACGTTGGCGGAGCCCAGGATGTGCGCGGAGTTGAAGGAGAAGAAGGAGCGGCAGTCCAGCACCAGGCACGGGGCGGCCCGCTCCTGCAGGAGCTCCCGCAGCGTCTCGCAATCCAGGGCGCACACTTGCATGTTGACCATCGCTCGGCGCGCGGCGGGAGGGGAGCTCGCAGCGGCTGCTcgggcccccagctgcagctcgccggcggggagagaggggggtAGGTCGCTGGTCTCCTTCAAGGTCGAAGTGC is part of the Mauremys mutica isolate MM-2020 ecotype Southern chromosome 8, ASM2049712v1, whole genome shotgun sequence genome and encodes:
- the DUSP1 gene encoding dual specificity protein phosphatase 1 produces the protein MVNMQVCALDCETLRELLQERAAPCLVLDCRSFFSFNSAHILGSANVRFSTIVKRRAKGAMGLEHIIPNEELRGRLLSGGYHAVVLLDERSSDLELPKRDSTIMLAVNTLCREARDTRICFLKGGYEAFSSACAELCTKPTAPTGLSLPLSANSMPSSADSGCSSCGTPLYDQGGPVEILPFLYLGSAYHASRKDMLDALGITALINVSANCPNHFEGHYQYKSIPVEDNHKADISSWFNEAIDFIDSVKNDGGRVFVHCQAGISRSATICLAYLMRTNRVKLDEAFEFVKQRRSIISPNFSFMGQLLQFESQVLAPNCSAEAGSPAMSVLDRGTSTTTVFNFPVSIPVHPSSSALSYLQSPITTSPSC